The Christiangramia flava JLT2011 genome has a segment encoding these proteins:
- a CDS encoding Crp/Fnr family transcriptional regulator — protein MNTSEALYIRYKPVLDSCEFFRNLGEEHWKELLLSFREELWTKNTCILNRKKFLFHFYIICRGRVKMYRLAENSLKEHTLFLLSKGDVFDVFCLFDGDKHRVYYECLDSTKVLAIRMDELRRWMQQQPQFYPMFLQYAAKMMRKLEKTASELIFTDLSTRLLQLILSNINERNHQLELIDNLPNKELASMVGSTRAVVNRYLQTLKKKGAIQITRNRIKIMNMDLLLKELKIHSGNS, from the coding sequence TTGAACACTTCAGAAGCTTTATATATTCGATACAAACCGGTGCTGGATTCCTGTGAATTTTTCAGAAATCTCGGGGAAGAGCACTGGAAAGAACTGCTTTTATCCTTCCGCGAAGAACTCTGGACCAAGAATACCTGCATACTGAACCGCAAAAAGTTCCTGTTTCATTTTTACATCATTTGCCGCGGAAGGGTTAAAATGTATCGCCTGGCCGAAAATAGCCTGAAAGAGCACACGCTGTTTTTGTTGAGCAAAGGGGATGTTTTTGATGTTTTTTGCCTGTTCGATGGCGATAAACACCGTGTGTACTACGAATGCCTGGATTCCACCAAAGTTCTGGCGATCAGGATGGACGAATTGCGCAGATGGATGCAGCAGCAACCGCAATTTTACCCCATGTTCCTGCAATATGCTGCCAAGATGATGCGAAAACTGGAAAAAACCGCTTCGGAACTTATTTTTACCGATCTTTCCACCAGGTTGCTTCAGCTTATCCTTTCCAATATCAATGAGAGGAATCATCAGTTGGAACTCATCGATAATCTGCCCAATAAAGAACTGGCCAGTATGGTTGGAAGTACCAGGGCTGTGGTCAATCGTTACCTGCAAACGCTGAAGAAAAAAGGCGCCATCCAGATCACCCGGAACCGGATCAAAATTATGAATATGGATTTGTTGTTGAAGGAATTAAAGATACACTCGGGCAATTCTTAA
- the epsC gene encoding serine O-acetyltransferase EpsC: MEMERIIKEIERQKNVPNLNFSIKEKTEDFTRKLFYTLFDRQTEVANNIMELGKDFEVLAKLVCWEPGSPCQDIWKDYLQKLPEILEKLNYDARAIAENDPAANSVEEVYLSYPGFFAIAVYRLSHEFYKFGLPLVPRLMTECAHRLTGTDINPGAKIGNSFFIDHATGVVIGETAIIEDNVKIYQGVTLGALYVDSSLKNIKRHPTIKSNVTIYANATILGGETVIGENSIIGGNVWLTKSVPANSMVSHQPQISIKNTVNE; encoded by the coding sequence ATGGAGATGGAAAGAATCATCAAGGAAATTGAGAGGCAGAAGAACGTTCCCAATCTCAATTTCAGCATCAAGGAAAAAACCGAAGATTTTACCCGGAAACTTTTCTATACGTTATTTGACCGCCAGACAGAAGTGGCCAATAACATCATGGAACTGGGCAAAGATTTTGAAGTTCTGGCCAAACTGGTTTGCTGGGAACCCGGTTCTCCCTGCCAGGACATCTGGAAAGACTATCTTCAGAAGTTGCCTGAAATCCTGGAAAAACTGAATTATGACGCCCGAGCGATCGCTGAAAATGATCCTGCAGCCAATTCAGTAGAAGAAGTATACCTCTCGTATCCCGGATTTTTTGCCATCGCGGTGTACCGGCTCAGCCATGAATTCTATAAATTCGGATTGCCGCTCGTACCACGACTGATGACCGAATGTGCTCACCGGCTTACCGGAACCGATATTAACCCGGGAGCGAAAATTGGGAATTCGTTCTTTATAGATCACGCCACGGGTGTGGTAATAGGCGAAACTGCCATCATCGAGGATAACGTGAAGATCTACCAGGGTGTAACACTGGGCGCACTTTATGTGGACAGCTCGCTCAAAAACATCAAGCGGCACCCTACGATTAAAAGCAATGTCACCATTTACGCGAATGCCACCATTCTAGGAGGAGAGACCGTCATAGGAGAAAATAGCATTATTGGAGGGAATGTGTGGTTAACAAAATCTGTTCCCGCCAATTCCATGGTTTCACACCAGCCACAAATAAGCATTAAAAATACCGTCAATGAATAA
- a CDS encoding DEAD/DEAH box helicase: MASETFGIEEKKVDKQLYDYQKKDINKIFGVIEEHPEKYNLLYQLPTGGGKTVIFSQITREYIQRTNKKVLILTHRIELCKQTSKMLTGFGVRNKIINSKVKELPDQDEYMCFVAMVETLNNRLNDEKLEIEDIGLVIIDEAHYNSFRKLFKFFEKCFIMGVTATPLSSNIKLPMKDNYRELIVGDSINSLIDKGFLARANIYSYNVGLTNLKVGMNGDYTVKSSEELYSNYSMQEKLLNAYYERSNGKKTLIFNNGINTSVEVYHTFKNAGLPIRHLDNTTSKQDRKEILKWFKHTPDAIVTSVSILTTGFDEPTVETIILNRATKSLTLYFQMIGRGSRILKNKDEFTVIDLGNNMARFGHWSSPVDWKQIFRSPDFYFENLLSDEEIEREFQYEMPPEIREKFANSEVVSFNVEEAYDEVIKRGLKSKTVLEWSMEQHVKMCVENSEDVFDARILAKELKDDISSRIKQYSYCISKSTKNYRDWLEEDYSRKLRMQINKEF, translated from the coding sequence ATGGCGTCAGAAACATTCGGAATTGAAGAAAAGAAAGTAGACAAGCAACTGTATGATTATCAGAAAAAGGATATAAATAAAATATTCGGGGTAATCGAGGAGCACCCTGAAAAGTACAACCTTCTGTACCAGCTGCCTACAGGCGGTGGAAAAACGGTGATCTTTTCCCAGATCACCCGCGAATATATTCAGCGAACCAACAAAAAAGTACTGATTCTTACTCACCGTATCGAGCTGTGTAAGCAAACTTCCAAGATGCTTACCGGTTTTGGTGTGCGCAATAAGATCATCAACAGTAAGGTGAAGGAATTGCCAGACCAGGATGAGTACATGTGTTTTGTAGCGATGGTGGAAACGCTGAACAATCGCCTGAACGACGAAAAACTGGAAATTGAAGACATAGGACTGGTGATCATTGATGAGGCGCATTATAATTCTTTCCGAAAGTTGTTCAAGTTCTTCGAGAAGTGTTTTATCATGGGCGTTACCGCGACTCCGTTGAGTTCAAACATCAAGTTACCCATGAAAGACAACTATCGCGAACTTATCGTGGGGGATTCTATCAATTCCCTTATTGATAAAGGTTTCCTGGCGCGTGCAAATATTTACAGCTATAATGTAGGACTTACCAATCTGAAGGTCGGGATGAATGGTGATTATACCGTAAAATCTTCGGAAGAGCTCTATTCCAATTACAGCATGCAGGAGAAACTCCTGAATGCCTATTACGAACGTTCCAATGGGAAAAAGACGCTGATCTTCAATAATGGTATCAACACTTCCGTAGAAGTATACCATACCTTTAAGAATGCGGGACTTCCCATCAGGCACCTGGATAATACTACCAGTAAGCAGGATCGGAAAGAGATCCTGAAATGGTTTAAACATACACCTGATGCTATTGTGACTTCGGTAAGTATTCTTACCACCGGTTTTGATGAACCTACCGTGGAAACAATCATCCTTAACAGGGCCACCAAATCGCTTACGCTGTATTTCCAAATGATCGGGCGTGGATCTCGTATTTTGAAAAATAAAGATGAGTTTACCGTTATTGATCTTGGTAATAATATGGCTCGTTTTGGCCACTGGAGCAGCCCGGTAGACTGGAAACAGATCTTCCGTTCTCCTGATTTCTATTTTGAAAATCTATTGAGTGATGAAGAGATCGAGCGCGAATTCCAGTATGAGATGCCTCCGGAAATTCGAGAGAAATTTGCCAATTCTGAAGTCGTTAGCTTTAACGTGGAAGAGGCTTATGACGAGGTGATCAAACGCGGACTCAAATCGAAGACGGTCCTGGAGTGGTCTATGGAACAGCACGTGAAAATGTGTGTGGAGAACAGTGAAGACGTTTTTGATGCACGCATCCTCGCTAAGGAGCTGAAAGACGATATTTCCTCAAGGATCAAGCAATATTCCTACTGCATCAGTAAAAGCACGAAGAATTACCGCGACTGGCTGGAAGAGGATTATTCCCGGAAACTAAGAATGCAGATCAATAAAGAATTTTAA
- a CDS encoding APC family permease, translating to MSKDSSSGNLGWPSVWALAAGGMVGGGIYTALGVVVSVSGQWAWLSFIISGIIAASSAYCYVVLANKFEESGGAFTYLREVDKEGIAGSLSWLLLLGYVLTMAVYAFAFGHYLSYSFNGGPLITRLCAIGIMAGLIGLNLAGVTKTKKVEIAIVTLNLVALIGLAVLGFMHWDKLQLISGLEPRPIWSAPIGAASIFMAYEGFQLLTYEYDEIKKPKKILKPTIMFAVGFVILIYAAVAIGAVMLAGGLAIIAQKQVSLSMAAREAIGTPGLIIMTVAAVFATAAAINSTLFSSSNLSKRVADDKELPGIFQKTRNNVPYAAVILLGVLSTILAVIGKLSSLVEAASLIFLITFGTVNIIALNYVQKKWKWFAWLGIIMTGIVLIVLIARLVTVAPVQLGILIFLALLIIIGRPAMVKSFSKNDSDDQSEKKSEDEN from the coding sequence ATGTCTAAAGATTCCTCTTCCGGAAATCTGGGCTGGCCTTCGGTCTGGGCCCTGGCCGCCGGCGGAATGGTTGGCGGCGGAATTTATACGGCACTCGGCGTGGTGGTATCGGTTTCAGGACAATGGGCCTGGCTAAGTTTTATCATTAGCGGTATTATCGCAGCTTCCAGTGCTTATTGCTATGTAGTTCTTGCCAATAAATTTGAAGAGAGCGGCGGTGCATTTACCTATTTGAGAGAAGTTGATAAAGAAGGGATTGCTGGGAGTCTATCCTGGTTGCTGCTGTTGGGTTATGTGCTGACAATGGCGGTATACGCCTTCGCCTTCGGGCATTATCTTTCTTATTCATTCAATGGTGGGCCGCTCATCACAAGGCTTTGCGCCATTGGAATCATGGCAGGTTTAATAGGCCTTAATCTTGCCGGGGTAACCAAAACCAAGAAAGTGGAAATTGCAATCGTGACGCTCAATTTGGTCGCCCTCATCGGGCTGGCTGTACTCGGGTTCATGCATTGGGATAAATTACAACTGATCTCTGGTTTGGAACCCAGACCAATTTGGTCAGCTCCTATTGGTGCGGCCAGCATCTTCATGGCGTACGAAGGCTTTCAACTATTGACTTATGAATACGATGAGATCAAAAAACCGAAGAAGATCCTGAAACCCACCATCATGTTCGCGGTGGGTTTTGTCATTCTAATCTACGCTGCGGTTGCCATTGGCGCCGTTATGCTGGCCGGCGGACTGGCGATCATTGCACAAAAACAGGTTTCACTTTCCATGGCTGCGCGTGAAGCAATAGGTACCCCGGGTTTGATCATTATGACCGTTGCGGCGGTTTTCGCAACAGCTGCCGCGATCAATTCTACCTTGTTTTCCAGTTCCAATCTCTCTAAAAGAGTGGCTGATGATAAAGAATTGCCAGGTATTTTCCAGAAAACCCGGAATAACGTGCCTTATGCCGCCGTGATTTTGCTCGGTGTACTTTCAACCATTTTGGCCGTCATCGGGAAATTATCTTCGCTCGTAGAAGCTGCAAGCCTGATTTTCCTGATCACTTTCGGAACGGTGAATATAATCGCATTAAATTACGTTCAGAAAAAATGGAAATGGTTCGCGTGGCTGGGAATAATTATGACTGGCATTGTGCTCATTGTCCTGATCGCGAGACTGGTCACCGTAGCGCCGGTACAGTTGGGAATCCTGATATTCCTGGCTCTTCTCATCATTATTGGTCGCCCGGCAATGGTCAAGAGCTTTTCCAAAAACGATTCTGATGATCAATCTGAAAAAAAATCTGAAGATGAAAATTAG
- a CDS encoding T9SS type B sorting domain-containing protein has translation MRRILIFGIFIFIGLKGFSQLGFCSGSKGDPIFQEDFGSGSGFGDPLQSGITEYRYVSDTDPNDGQYAISSQVGQYNTSWHSYFPSTTYSGGRALIVNADFTPGRFYRKQIDGLCENTTYEFSAFIMNVYDRDSGICENGGIPNNVRFEIWDETDAVLLKSGDTGDILSSSNPQWTQYALTFSSEPGQNSVILKMFNNGEGGCGNDLAIDDIVFRSCGDLTTVESPDTTASPVNLCAEETPYSVELNAASDNSVYEQVFYQWQQSSDGENWQDIPGANSIQYQTTALTETRYFRVKAAEDPANLGSNVCSSASEAFQVQIFPKPEPPESLGDRSACENDPIPYLEVKVGTHETANWYDDNGNLLAAGVLRYQPENAGIFYAEAVVSSRNCQPSERTAIQLEITDLPEVSDEITYICPGTLKLLEAGVSGYQYLWNTGATTETINIATPGTYSVRVSSSSECYITRTIVVNTVPTPGIIDVVTDGWDVEIIPITEADFLYSIDGINFQAESRFENVPGGIYTAYMKDTESCQVETLTFAHIVFPEYITPNNDGYHDVFEIRGIEFFPSSNISIFDRYGKLLKSGRGQGFQWNGTFINKPMPAADYWYFIEIEGYGTKKGHFSLVRD, from the coding sequence ATGAGAAGAATACTAATTTTTGGGATTTTTATATTTATTGGACTAAAAGGATTTAGTCAGCTTGGCTTCTGCAGCGGCAGTAAGGGAGACCCTATTTTCCAGGAGGATTTTGGAAGTGGTTCAGGCTTTGGGGATCCACTGCAATCTGGAATTACGGAATATCGTTATGTTAGTGACACAGACCCCAACGACGGGCAGTATGCCATTTCCAGCCAGGTTGGGCAGTACAACACGTCCTGGCACAGCTATTTTCCTTCCACGACCTATTCTGGTGGAAGGGCGCTTATCGTAAATGCCGATTTCACACCTGGCCGTTTTTACCGCAAACAAATTGACGGTCTTTGTGAGAATACCACTTACGAATTCTCTGCATTTATTATGAACGTTTATGATCGCGATAGCGGGATTTGTGAAAATGGCGGAATCCCGAACAACGTGCGTTTCGAGATCTGGGATGAGACCGATGCTGTTCTGTTAAAATCTGGCGATACAGGCGATATCCTTTCTTCTTCTAACCCGCAGTGGACGCAGTATGCACTAACCTTTAGCTCGGAACCCGGGCAGAATTCTGTGATTTTGAAGATGTTCAATAATGGTGAAGGCGGCTGTGGGAATGACCTCGCGATCGATGATATCGTTTTCAGGTCCTGCGGCGATCTTACCACGGTAGAATCGCCCGATACTACAGCTTCTCCCGTGAATCTTTGTGCTGAAGAAACTCCGTATTCCGTAGAATTGAATGCAGCATCAGATAATTCAGTATACGAACAGGTTTTCTACCAGTGGCAACAAAGTAGTGACGGCGAGAACTGGCAGGATATTCCGGGGGCCAATTCCATACAATATCAAACAACCGCGCTTACAGAAACTCGTTATTTCCGCGTAAAGGCCGCTGAAGATCCTGCAAATCTTGGCAGTAACGTTTGTAGTTCCGCTTCCGAAGCATTTCAGGTTCAGATCTTTCCAAAACCCGAACCGCCTGAAAGCCTGGGCGATCGTTCGGCCTGTGAAAATGATCCGATTCCGTACCTCGAAGTGAAAGTGGGAACCCATGAAACGGCGAATTGGTATGATGATAATGGCAATTTACTGGCAGCCGGAGTATTGCGCTATCAGCCTGAAAATGCCGGGATTTTTTATGCGGAAGCCGTGGTAAGCAGCCGTAATTGCCAGCCCAGTGAACGAACAGCTATCCAGCTGGAGATCACAGACCTCCCGGAAGTTTCAGATGAAATTACCTATATCTGCCCTGGAACTCTAAAATTACTCGAAGCGGGCGTGAGTGGTTACCAATACCTTTGGAATACGGGAGCGACCACTGAAACTATTAATATAGCCACGCCCGGGACCTATAGCGTGCGGGTAAGTTCTTCTTCGGAATGTTATATAACCAGGACGATTGTAGTGAATACGGTCCCAACACCCGGAATCATTGATGTGGTGACAGATGGATGGGATGTTGAGATCATTCCCATCACCGAGGCTGATTTTTTATACTCGATCGATGGAATCAATTTTCAGGCTGAAAGCAGATTTGAAAATGTCCCCGGCGGGATTTACACGGCCTACATGAAAGATACCGAAAGCTGCCAGGTTGAAACGCTCACTTTTGCACACATCGTTTTTCCGGAATATATCACGCCCAACAATGATGGTTATCATGATGTTTTTGAAATCAGGGGAATTGAATTTTTCCCCTCTTCGAACATCAGCATTTTTGACCGCTACGGAAAATTACTGAAATCTGGCAGGGGACAGGGCTTCCAGTGGAACGGCACTTTCATCAACAAACCTATGCCGGCAGCTGATTACTGGTATTTCATTGAAATTGAAGGATATGGCACCAAAAAAGGCCATTTCTCATTGGTAAGAGATTAA
- the cysM gene encoding cysteine synthase CysM — protein MNNSVLDLVGNTPLVKAKRLLDNPKVELYFKLEGQNPGGSVKDRAAYNMIKSALERGDIDKNTKLIEATSGNTGIALAMIAGIFGLNIELVMPENSTIERVQTMEAYGAKVILTDAEIGIEGSRDYAEEKMATGNYFMLNQFANDDNWQAHYKTTGPEIWRDTNQKITHFVSSMGTTGTIMGTSTFLKEQSAEVQIVGVQPGDGARIPGIRKWPQEYLPKIFKPEKVDQVIEVTEEEAVKMTRRLAEEEGIFAGMSSGGAAAAAVKLANSLESGLIVSIVCDRGDRYLSSDLFKK, from the coding sequence ATGAATAATTCAGTTCTCGATTTAGTTGGAAATACCCCGTTGGTAAAAGCCAAAAGACTGCTCGATAATCCCAAAGTGGAGCTTTATTTTAAGCTGGAAGGTCAAAATCCTGGTGGAAGCGTGAAAGATCGTGCAGCCTATAACATGATCAAAAGTGCCCTGGAACGCGGAGATATTGATAAGAATACCAAACTTATTGAAGCGACCAGCGGAAACACCGGTATCGCATTGGCCATGATCGCGGGAATCTTTGGGCTGAACATTGAGCTGGTGATGCCCGAGAATTCTACCATCGAACGCGTTCAAACCATGGAAGCATACGGGGCGAAAGTGATCCTGACCGATGCAGAGATTGGTATTGAAGGTTCCAGGGATTATGCGGAAGAGAAAATGGCAACCGGTAATTATTTTATGCTGAATCAGTTTGCCAATGATGATAACTGGCAGGCTCATTATAAAACTACCGGACCCGAAATATGGAGAGATACCAATCAGAAAATCACTCATTTTGTCTCATCCATGGGAACTACCGGGACGATCATGGGTACCAGTACTTTTTTAAAGGAACAATCTGCGGAAGTGCAGATCGTTGGTGTGCAGCCGGGAGATGGAGCTAGAATTCCGGGGATCAGGAAATGGCCACAGGAATATCTTCCGAAGATCTTTAAACCCGAAAAAGTAGACCAGGTGATCGAAGTCACGGAGGAGGAAGCGGTAAAAATGACCAGGAGACTGGCAGAAGAAGAAGGCATTTTCGCCGGAATGAGTAGTGGTGGAGCTGCTGCTGCTGCCGTAAAACTGGCCAACAGCCTGGAAAGCGGTCTTATTGTAAGCATTGTTTGTGATCGAGGGGATCGATACCTGTCTTCAGACCTGTTTAAAAAATAA
- a CDS encoding DUF4397 domain-containing protein: MKISSPVNALLFLMIELTVALGYSQNKTEIRVFNAMNSSASVEIQADKASSKSLNIGSEIETDFQQLHPAKYQFRVHSNSKNLLQKELALAKNQAYTIIVFGKPELSSEVNQQTFKHKMHYIFEGSENFTANGFLPSYFVFREKVKLQKGAAAVRAFHAAAGTGEISITLKEPGKDQTKNVASKLKYASPVMSTRIEAGSKEVQVFLGNSPEPVIRQQYDFKEQKDYIFIITGKNGKLELYILED, from the coding sequence ATGAAAATTAGTAGCCCTGTTAACGCTTTATTATTCTTAATGATCGAATTGACCGTCGCGCTTGGTTATTCTCAAAACAAGACCGAAATTCGGGTTTTTAATGCCATGAATTCTTCCGCTTCAGTAGAAATTCAGGCTGATAAAGCTTCTTCCAAAAGTCTGAATATTGGCAGTGAAATAGAAACCGATTTTCAGCAGTTGCATCCGGCAAAATATCAGTTTCGGGTACATTCCAATTCTAAGAATTTGCTGCAAAAAGAACTGGCCCTGGCAAAAAACCAGGCCTATACAATTATTGTCTTCGGAAAACCGGAACTTTCTTCGGAAGTGAATCAACAAACTTTTAAGCACAAAATGCACTATATTTTTGAAGGCTCCGAAAATTTTACTGCCAACGGTTTTTTACCCTCCTATTTTGTGTTTCGGGAAAAAGTGAAACTTCAGAAAGGAGCAGCCGCGGTAAGGGCTTTTCATGCCGCCGCAGGAACCGGAGAGATTTCCATTACACTGAAGGAACCGGGAAAAGACCAGACGAAGAACGTGGCCAGTAAACTAAAATATGCCTCGCCAGTGATGAGCACTCGAATTGAAGCGGGTTCAAAAGAAGTACAGGTTTTCCTGGGAAATTCACCTGAACCGGTCATTAGGCAGCAATACGATTTTAAGGAGCAAAAAGATTATATTTTTATAATAACCGGCAAAAATGGCAAATTAGAACTATACATCCTGGAAGATTAA
- a CDS encoding penicillin-binding protein 1A — protein MFEYLKKHPKTKWAVILVGTPVLLFLLFFGSIYFGLWGKIPTEKDLADLQQNKATQVLASNGELIGKFYIFDRQPINFDQLPSHLIDALVATEDVRFYEHDGIDNRSLLRVFFKSILLQDESSGGGSTITLQLAKNIYGRKDYGALGIVVNKMQEAIIAKRLENIYNKKEIIQLYFNTVPFSDNTYGIESASLKFFSKHTKDLSLEEAAVLVGMLKASHYFNPRIFPERSRLRRDVVLMQMAKYGYLTEDEAQQAKMLPLVLDYKNYNPNKGMAMYFREQVRKHVSEILDTLKNKDGEKYNIYRDGLVVHTTLNYDMQQLAEAAVKEHMQELQAQHEASYGNSAPWLANKQLLMETVKKTPRYQALQRDGLSEEAIIKELSKTQPTELFDYSGTETKNVSTIDSVAHYMKFLNAGLLALNPENGAVEAWVGGVDFRYFKYDHVSQSKRQVGSTFKPIVYAAALENGMEPCTYFSVREVTYENGWTPSNSSSEGDDPFVNYNLKTALSRSMNTIAVKVLMQTGIPNVIEQARKMGIESKLPAVPSIALGTAALSVDEMAEAYTSFVNSGYHSRPYYITKIEDGNGNILAEFEPEVSKSRAFSEETRKTMINFMQATVDEGTASRLRYRYGLNNDIAGKTGTTQDNKDGWFVGITPNLVCVSWVGADDQRIGFRNTAIGQGANSALPIFALLMQKMNANSEFNEITRARFAPITGELAQALDCDAQKRDNFFERLFSSRKKDQEKQQDRERPQKEKKKKGFFKKLFGGKKNN, from the coding sequence ATGTTCGAATACCTTAAGAAGCACCCCAAAACAAAATGGGCCGTGATCCTGGTCGGGACGCCCGTTCTATTATTTTTACTATTCTTCGGAAGCATCTATTTTGGACTGTGGGGAAAGATCCCTACGGAAAAGGACCTGGCAGATCTTCAACAAAATAAAGCCACGCAGGTTCTTGCCAGCAATGGAGAACTCATCGGGAAATTTTACATTTTCGACCGTCAACCCATTAATTTTGACCAGCTTCCCTCGCATCTTATTGATGCCCTGGTCGCTACGGAAGACGTTCGGTTCTATGAGCATGACGGGATCGATAATCGAAGTTTGCTGCGAGTCTTTTTTAAATCTATTTTACTGCAGGATGAATCTTCAGGCGGTGGAAGCACGATTACCCTTCAGCTTGCTAAAAACATCTACGGAAGAAAAGATTACGGTGCACTCGGAATTGTCGTGAATAAAATGCAGGAGGCGATTATCGCCAAACGTCTGGAAAATATCTATAATAAGAAAGAGATCATTCAGCTGTACTTCAATACGGTTCCTTTTAGTGATAACACCTACGGAATTGAAAGTGCCTCGCTGAAGTTTTTCAGTAAACACACAAAGGATCTGAGTCTGGAAGAAGCCGCGGTTTTGGTGGGAATGCTGAAGGCCAGTCACTATTTCAACCCCCGAATTTTTCCTGAACGCAGTAGGCTTCGCCGAGATGTGGTGCTAATGCAGATGGCTAAATATGGATACCTTACGGAGGACGAAGCCCAGCAGGCAAAAATGCTGCCCTTGGTTTTAGACTATAAGAATTATAATCCTAATAAAGGTATGGCCATGTACTTTCGCGAACAGGTTCGGAAACATGTTAGTGAAATTCTGGACACGCTGAAGAATAAGGATGGGGAAAAATACAATATCTATCGTGACGGTCTGGTAGTTCACACCACGCTTAATTACGATATGCAGCAGCTGGCAGAGGCTGCTGTGAAAGAACATATGCAGGAATTACAGGCTCAGCATGAAGCTTCCTACGGAAATTCTGCTCCATGGCTTGCTAATAAGCAGCTGCTTATGGAAACCGTGAAGAAAACTCCGCGATATCAGGCTTTACAACGAGATGGGCTGAGCGAGGAAGCAATCATCAAAGAACTGAGCAAAACGCAACCCACCGAATTGTTCGATTATTCGGGGACTGAAACGAAAAACGTAAGTACTATCGATAGTGTGGCGCATTACATGAAGTTTCTGAATGCCGGACTGCTGGCGCTGAATCCCGAAAATGGTGCTGTGGAAGCCTGGGTAGGCGGTGTGGATTTTCGCTATTTCAAATATGACCATGTTTCACAAAGTAAAAGGCAGGTTGGTTCTACTTTCAAACCTATTGTGTATGCTGCAGCCCTCGAAAATGGCATGGAACCCTGCACCTATTTTTCGGTGCGGGAAGTAACCTATGAAAACGGCTGGACGCCTTCGAATTCCTCTTCGGAAGGAGATGACCCATTTGTGAATTACAACCTGAAAACCGCACTTAGTCGTTCTATGAACACGATCGCAGTGAAGGTTTTGATGCAAACAGGGATTCCGAATGTGATCGAACAGGCTCGGAAAATGGGAATTGAATCAAAATTACCGGCGGTTCCTTCAATTGCTCTTGGTACTGCGGCCTTGAGCGTAGATGAAATGGCAGAGGCCTACACGAGTTTCGTTAATTCCGGTTATCATTCCAGGCCGTATTACATCACTAAGATCGAAGACGGAAATGGCAATATTCTGGCAGAATTTGAACCTGAAGTTTCGAAATCCAGGGCTTTTTCCGAAGAAACGCGTAAAACCATGATCAATTTCATGCAGGCCACAGTTGATGAAGGAACCGCTTCCAGGCTGCGCTATCGCTACGGATTGAATAACGACATTGCCGGAAAGACCGGAACGACGCAAGACAATAAGGACGGCTGGTTTGTGGGGATCACACCAAACCTGGTTTGCGTAAGTTGGGTAGGCGCCGATGACCAGCGGATTGGTTTTAGGAATACTGCCATTGGTCAGGGAGCCAATTCTGCCTTGCCAATTTTCGCATTACTGATGCAAAAAATGAATGCCAACAGCGAATTCAACGAGATTACCAGGGCCAGGTTTGCCCCCATTACCGGTGAACTCGCCCAGGCTTTAGACTGCGATGCTCAAAAACGCGATAACTTTTTCGAACGCTTATTTTCATCCAGAAAGAAAGATCAGGAAAAACAGCAGGATCGCGAACGACCTCAAAAAGAGAAAAAGAAGAAAGGCTTCTTCAAAAAACTATTCGGCGGAAAAAAGAATAATTAA